A stretch of the Acyrthosiphon pisum isolate AL4f chromosome A2, pea_aphid_22Mar2018_4r6ur, whole genome shotgun sequence genome encodes the following:
- the LOC100166467 gene encoding glycine receptor subunit alpha-4-like isoform X2 — protein MFYIKLYNFVCVLLFTVVLPLPSAKPNKTCGSEYNDEVSSSEKILRWLTDPCRYDKTVAPGKLVAHNPIVVFTRIHVYHLTSVYPRNLDFKVRILLQFRWKDVRLAFDNLAPMDSSEVVCQKGILERIWLPNVYIANEKHSLTVADMTEDLMVTVLPDGTVMLSVRLKTSVFCWVKLGRFPFDRQQCHLIMETWRYDTTQLVLEWEVESPVTAALNDNSWVPYLTEYKLLKIIPHSSEHYVEPISLDPTSTYRYTSLTLTFLLAREYGFYIMDYYVPGILLVTISWVSFWMAPDATPARVAIGTSTMLTYFQLGVDTGSKLPNVSYIRSNDLWFIVCTAFIFLSLAEFAFVNTIWRYGCHPVKLKSKSNKQMFKSSIKASKMSKGIVNNDRPRQTIAAGSLFLDGIRLQNNIMSMSYNVVSVMVKITNTKNSISE, from the exons ATGTTTTACATAAAGttgtacaattttgtttgtgTTTTATTGTTTACTGTAGTGCTACCGTTACCGTCTGCCAA GCCAAACAAAACTTGCGGATCGGAGTACAACGATGAAGTATCGTCGTCGGAGAAAATACTTCGGTGGTTGACCGATCCATGTCGGTACGACAAAACAGTGGCTCCCGGAAAACTCGTCGCACACAATCCAATCGTCGTGTTCACTAGGATTCATGTCTACCATTTGACTTCTGTGTACCCGCGAAACCTG GACTTTAAAGTACGGATACTGTTACAATTCCGGTGGAAAGACGTCCGACTAGCATTTGACAATTTAGCACCGATGGACTCTTCCGAAGTGGTATGCCAAAAGGGTATATTGGAGCGAATATGGTTACCGAACGTGTACATTGCCAACGAGAAACACTCACTGACGGTGGCCGACATGACCGAAGACCTGATGGTCACTGTGTTACCGGACGGGACCGTGATGTTATCGGTCAG GTTGAAGACATCCGTGTTTTGTTGGGTGAAGCTAGGCAGATTCCCGTTCGACCGCCAACAGTGTCATTTGATCATGGAAACCT GGAGGTACGACACCACACAGTTGGTGCTTGAATGGGAAGTAGAATCACCGGTCACCGCAGCCCTGAATGATAACTCGTGGGTGCCTTATCTGACGGAATACAAATTGCTGAAAATTATACCGCACAGCTCCGAACACTACGTTGAACCAATTTCTCTGGACCCGACTTCTA CTTACCGTTACACATCGTTGACGTTAACGTTCCTATTGGCCAGAGAGTACGGGTTCTATATCATGGACTATTACGTGCCTGGCATATTGTTGGTGACAATTTCGTGGGTGTCGTTTTGGATGGCACCCGACGCGACACCCGCGCGTGTCGCAATCG GTACAAGCACAATGCTCACATACTTCCAGCTGGGTGTCGATACGGGTTCCAAGCTACCTAATGTGTCCTATATTAGATCCAACGACTTGTGGTTTATCGTGTGTACCGCGTTCATATTTCTCTCGTTGGCTGAATTCGCGTTTGTCAACACGATATGGCGATACGG TTGTCATCCCGTCAAGTTAAAAAGCAAATCCAACAAACAAATGTTTAAGTCATCGATCAAAGCGAGCAAAATGTCCAAGGGGATAGTCAATAACGACCGACCGCGACAAACCATCGCAGCCGGCAGTTTATTTCTCGACGGAATAAGGCTACAGAACAAT
- the LOC100166467 gene encoding glycine receptor subunit alpha-4-like isoform X4 gives MFYIKLYNFVCVLLFTVVLPLPSAKPNKTCGSEYNDEVSSSEKILRWLTDPCRYDKTVAPGKLVAHNPIVVFTRIHVYHLTSVYPRNLDFKVRILLQFRWKDVRLAFDNLAPMDSSEVVCQKGILERIWLPNVYIANEKHSLTVADMTEDLMVTVLPDGTVMLSVRLKTSVFCWVKLGRFPFDRQQCHLIMETWRYDTTQLVLEWEVESPVTAALNDNSWVPYLTEYKLLKIIPHSSEHYVEPISLDPTSTYRYTSLTLTFLLAREYGFYIMDYYVPGILLVTISWVSFWMAPDATPARVAIGTSTMLTYFQLGVDTGSKLPNVSYIRSNDLWFIVCTAFIFLSLAEFAFVNTIWRYGCHPVKLKSKSNKQMFKSSIKASKMSKGIVNNDRPRQTIAAGSLFLDGIRLQNNN, from the exons ATGTTTTACATAAAGttgtacaattttgtttgtgTTTTATTGTTTACTGTAGTGCTACCGTTACCGTCTGCCAA GCCAAACAAAACTTGCGGATCGGAGTACAACGATGAAGTATCGTCGTCGGAGAAAATACTTCGGTGGTTGACCGATCCATGTCGGTACGACAAAACAGTGGCTCCCGGAAAACTCGTCGCACACAATCCAATCGTCGTGTTCACTAGGATTCATGTCTACCATTTGACTTCTGTGTACCCGCGAAACCTG GACTTTAAAGTACGGATACTGTTACAATTCCGGTGGAAAGACGTCCGACTAGCATTTGACAATTTAGCACCGATGGACTCTTCCGAAGTGGTATGCCAAAAGGGTATATTGGAGCGAATATGGTTACCGAACGTGTACATTGCCAACGAGAAACACTCACTGACGGTGGCCGACATGACCGAAGACCTGATGGTCACTGTGTTACCGGACGGGACCGTGATGTTATCGGTCAG GTTGAAGACATCCGTGTTTTGTTGGGTGAAGCTAGGCAGATTCCCGTTCGACCGCCAACAGTGTCATTTGATCATGGAAACCT GGAGGTACGACACCACACAGTTGGTGCTTGAATGGGAAGTAGAATCACCGGTCACCGCAGCCCTGAATGATAACTCGTGGGTGCCTTATCTGACGGAATACAAATTGCTGAAAATTATACCGCACAGCTCCGAACACTACGTTGAACCAATTTCTCTGGACCCGACTTCTA CTTACCGTTACACATCGTTGACGTTAACGTTCCTATTGGCCAGAGAGTACGGGTTCTATATCATGGACTATTACGTGCCTGGCATATTGTTGGTGACAATTTCGTGGGTGTCGTTTTGGATGGCACCCGACGCGACACCCGCGCGTGTCGCAATCG GTACAAGCACAATGCTCACATACTTCCAGCTGGGTGTCGATACGGGTTCCAAGCTACCTAATGTGTCCTATATTAGATCCAACGACTTGTGGTTTATCGTGTGTACCGCGTTCATATTTCTCTCGTTGGCTGAATTCGCGTTTGTCAACACGATATGGCGATACGG TTGTCATCCCGTCAAGTTAAAAAGCAAATCCAACAAACAAATGTTTAAGTCATCGATCAAAGCGAGCAAAATGTCCAAGGGGATAGTCAATAACGACCGACCGCGACAAACCATCGCAGCCGGCAGTTTATTTCTCGACGGAATAAGGCTACAGAACAAT AATTGA
- the LOC100166467 gene encoding glycine receptor subunit alpha-4-like isoform X1, with product MFYIKLYNFVCVLLFTVVLPLPSAKPNKTCGSEYNDEVSSSEKILRWLTDPCRYDKTVAPGKLVAHNPIVVFTRIHVYHLTSVYPRNLDFKVRILLQFRWKDVRLAFDNLAPMDSSEVVCQKGILERIWLPNVYIANEKHSLTVADMTEDLMVTVLPDGTVMLSVRLKTSVFCWVKLGRFPFDRQQCHLIMETWRYDTTQLVLEWEVESPVTAALNDNSWVPYLTEYKLLKIIPHSSEHYVEPISLDPTSTYRYTSLTLTFLLAREYGFYIMDYYVPGILLVTISWVSFWMAPDATPARVAIGTSTMLTYFQLGVDTGSKLPNVSYIRSNDLWFIVCTAFIFLSLAEFAFVNTIWRYGCHPVKLKSKSNKQMFKSSIKASKMSKGIVNNDRPRQTIAAGSLFLDGIRLQNNGTSELNVELPYTMEMKAMGKVKFKVSEESARQLHGGLTTTAQQISIWIDEKSRIVFPASFILFNAVYWSLLWV from the exons ATGTTTTACATAAAGttgtacaattttgtttgtgTTTTATTGTTTACTGTAGTGCTACCGTTACCGTCTGCCAA GCCAAACAAAACTTGCGGATCGGAGTACAACGATGAAGTATCGTCGTCGGAGAAAATACTTCGGTGGTTGACCGATCCATGTCGGTACGACAAAACAGTGGCTCCCGGAAAACTCGTCGCACACAATCCAATCGTCGTGTTCACTAGGATTCATGTCTACCATTTGACTTCTGTGTACCCGCGAAACCTG GACTTTAAAGTACGGATACTGTTACAATTCCGGTGGAAAGACGTCCGACTAGCATTTGACAATTTAGCACCGATGGACTCTTCCGAAGTGGTATGCCAAAAGGGTATATTGGAGCGAATATGGTTACCGAACGTGTACATTGCCAACGAGAAACACTCACTGACGGTGGCCGACATGACCGAAGACCTGATGGTCACTGTGTTACCGGACGGGACCGTGATGTTATCGGTCAG GTTGAAGACATCCGTGTTTTGTTGGGTGAAGCTAGGCAGATTCCCGTTCGACCGCCAACAGTGTCATTTGATCATGGAAACCT GGAGGTACGACACCACACAGTTGGTGCTTGAATGGGAAGTAGAATCACCGGTCACCGCAGCCCTGAATGATAACTCGTGGGTGCCTTATCTGACGGAATACAAATTGCTGAAAATTATACCGCACAGCTCCGAACACTACGTTGAACCAATTTCTCTGGACCCGACTTCTA CTTACCGTTACACATCGTTGACGTTAACGTTCCTATTGGCCAGAGAGTACGGGTTCTATATCATGGACTATTACGTGCCTGGCATATTGTTGGTGACAATTTCGTGGGTGTCGTTTTGGATGGCACCCGACGCGACACCCGCGCGTGTCGCAATCG GTACAAGCACAATGCTCACATACTTCCAGCTGGGTGTCGATACGGGTTCCAAGCTACCTAATGTGTCCTATATTAGATCCAACGACTTGTGGTTTATCGTGTGTACCGCGTTCATATTTCTCTCGTTGGCTGAATTCGCGTTTGTCAACACGATATGGCGATACGG TTGTCATCCCGTCAAGTTAAAAAGCAAATCCAACAAACAAATGTTTAAGTCATCGATCAAAGCGAGCAAAATGTCCAAGGGGATAGTCAATAACGACCGACCGCGACAAACCATCGCAGCCGGCAGTTTATTTCTCGACGGAATAAGGCTACAGAACAAT GGTACCTCAGAATTGAACGTAGAATTGCCCTACACGATGGAAATGAAAGCGATGGGCAAGGTCAAATTCAAGGTATCTGAAGAATCAGCACGTCAATTGCATGGTGGCCTGACGACTACGGCCCAACAGATTTCGATTTGGATCGACGAGAAGAGTAGAATTGTGTTCCCAGCATCGTTCATTTTATTTAACGCAGTATATTGGAGCCTGTTGTGGGTTTAA
- the LOC100160779 gene encoding protein tweety isoform X2, translating into MARMLQENVVTYKTPALAHLFHSFPHLNVSGHHVNPAFAPWSELYLESLGILGSIPSVWLIITMFLLLIYLMTRCCDRKPRPRHSIVVLKWTLAIFTVLSCGAVGVSLYGNDDLHNGVVQFLKSARALDDLVISVKNQTSDIEILLQVNIHDKLTNIGDIIDSPVANLTARGQIVTALSTLVGNAASTLTNIRGISNSLRGVNLTPFIDDVYLMETIRWPLTMGVLSILLVFCVILLFGVARHSRCALIMFSVFGLFAVIISWLTASIYLTAAVALGDFCMNPNEWLERDWTPSSLRPDTLSFYTTCEGSNNPTGSTRTNPFSMAIRQASTSVDATNYQLDIVTRLATTLYPPSTTREDMPLLLQKMRMDVENAARMVSALPASLECRQIHVQYNRALHASCDLALFGLALMLLASVVSGIFFTILVWLDSHTWIYIRKKQDYAKAEERDPFLGRPGSTASSSQSHGHQMSTLTRNQGSYYYPLFISHPTPAQHAQNRPA; encoded by the exons atggCTAGAATGTTGCAAGAGAATGTTGTTACTTATAAAACGCCAGCTTTGGCACATTTATTCCATTCATTCCCACATCTAAATGTCAGTGGTCACCATGTTAACCCTGCATTTGCCCCATGGAGTGAACTTTATTTGGAA TCGCTTGGGATTCTGGGTTCTATTCCCTCCGTGTGGTTGATaattacaatgtttttattgttaatttatcttATGACAAGATGCTGTGATCGAAAACCTCGACCAAGGCATAGTATTGTTGTGCTCAAATGGACCTTAGCAATATTTACTGTTTTATCATG TGGTGCTGTTGGCGTTAGCTTATATGGTAATGACGATTTACATAATGGAGTTGTTCAATTTCTGAAATCAGCTAGAGCTTTGGATGACTTAGTTATTAGTGTTAAAAATCAG ACATCAGATATTGAAATATTGCTTCAAGTGAACATTCATGACAAACTAACAAATATAGGTGATATCATTGATTCACCGGTTGCAAATTTGACTGCTCGAGGACAAATTGTTACTGCTCTTAGCACTTTAGTTGGCAACGCAGCTTCAACTTTGACAAATATTCGTGGTATTAGTAATTCTTTGCGTGGAGTAAATCTGACTCCATTTATTGATGATGTGTATTTAATGGAAACAATAAG ATGGCCATTGACAATGGGTGTTCTTAGCATTCTATTGGTATTCTGTGTTATACTTTTGTTTGGAGTAGCCAGACATTCTCGTTGTGCTTTAATCAT gtTCTCTGTTTTTGGGTTGTTTGCTGTCATCATATCATGGCTTACTGCATCTATTTATTTAACTGCTGCAGTT GCATTGGGTGACTTTTGTATGAATCCAAATGAATGGTTGGAACGTGATTGGACTCCATCATCTCTGCGTCCAGACACATTATCTTTCTATACAACATGTGAAGGTAGTAATAATCCAACTGGTAGTACGCGGACCAACCCATTTAGTATGGCAATACGTCAAGCATCAACTTCAGTAGATGCAACTAATTACCAGCTCGATATTGTAACACGTCTTGCTACAACTTTATATCCCCCCTCAACTACTAGAGAAGATAtgccattattattacaaaaaatgagAATGGATGTTGAAAACGCTGCTAGAATGGTATCTGCTTTACCTGCTTCACTTGAATGTCGACAAATACACGTGCAGTACAATCGAGCTTTACATGCCTCTTGTGATCTTGCTCT ATTTGGATTGGCATTAATGTTATTAGCAAGTGTAGTATCTGGGATATTCTTTACAATTTTGGTGTGGCTAGATTCTCATACATGGATATACATAAGAAAGAA GCAAGATTATGCAAAAGCAGAAGAAAGAGATCCTTTCCTGGGACGACCAGGATCCACAGCAAGCAGTTCACAATCCCATGGACATCAGATGTCTACACTTACACGAAACCAAGGGTCGTACTACTACCCGTTGTTTATTTCGCATCCGACGCCTGCTCAGCACGCTCAAAACCGCCCAGCATGA
- the LOC100160779 gene encoding protein tweety isoform X1 yields MARMLQENVVTYKTPALAHLFHSFPHLNVSGHHVNPAFAPWSELYLESLGILGSIPSVWLIITMFLLLIYLMTRCCDRKPRPRHSIVVLKWTLAIFTVLSCGAVGVSLYGNDDLHNGVVQFLKSARALDDLVISVKNQTSDIEILLQVNIHDKLTNIGDIIDSPVANLTARGQIVTALSTLVGNAASTLTNIRGISNSLRGVNLTPFIDDVYLMETIRWPLTMGVLSILLVFCVILLFGVARHSRCALIMFSVFGLFAVIISWLTASIYLTAAVALGDFCMNPNEWLERDWTPSSLRPDTLSFYTTCEGSNNPTGSTRTNPFSMAIRQASTSVDATNYQLDIVTRLATTLYPPSTTREDMPLLLQKMRMDVENAARMVSALPASLECRQIHVQYNRALHASCDLALFGLALMLLASVVSGIFFTILVWLDSHTWIYIRKKQDYAKAEERDPFLGRPGSTASSSQSHGHQMSTLTRNQGPRDEYGMGSGIATLNGRNGSYMHESGPSKVGPQYATLNRKFRTLEHPGARGAPHPPPSFRGVPTYSNTLGYNRKPNQSNDRQYSTLSRKCKTLESSDFY; encoded by the exons atggCTAGAATGTTGCAAGAGAATGTTGTTACTTATAAAACGCCAGCTTTGGCACATTTATTCCATTCATTCCCACATCTAAATGTCAGTGGTCACCATGTTAACCCTGCATTTGCCCCATGGAGTGAACTTTATTTGGAA TCGCTTGGGATTCTGGGTTCTATTCCCTCCGTGTGGTTGATaattacaatgtttttattgttaatttatcttATGACAAGATGCTGTGATCGAAAACCTCGACCAAGGCATAGTATTGTTGTGCTCAAATGGACCTTAGCAATATTTACTGTTTTATCATG TGGTGCTGTTGGCGTTAGCTTATATGGTAATGACGATTTACATAATGGAGTTGTTCAATTTCTGAAATCAGCTAGAGCTTTGGATGACTTAGTTATTAGTGTTAAAAATCAG ACATCAGATATTGAAATATTGCTTCAAGTGAACATTCATGACAAACTAACAAATATAGGTGATATCATTGATTCACCGGTTGCAAATTTGACTGCTCGAGGACAAATTGTTACTGCTCTTAGCACTTTAGTTGGCAACGCAGCTTCAACTTTGACAAATATTCGTGGTATTAGTAATTCTTTGCGTGGAGTAAATCTGACTCCATTTATTGATGATGTGTATTTAATGGAAACAATAAG ATGGCCATTGACAATGGGTGTTCTTAGCATTCTATTGGTATTCTGTGTTATACTTTTGTTTGGAGTAGCCAGACATTCTCGTTGTGCTTTAATCAT gtTCTCTGTTTTTGGGTTGTTTGCTGTCATCATATCATGGCTTACTGCATCTATTTATTTAACTGCTGCAGTT GCATTGGGTGACTTTTGTATGAATCCAAATGAATGGTTGGAACGTGATTGGACTCCATCATCTCTGCGTCCAGACACATTATCTTTCTATACAACATGTGAAGGTAGTAATAATCCAACTGGTAGTACGCGGACCAACCCATTTAGTATGGCAATACGTCAAGCATCAACTTCAGTAGATGCAACTAATTACCAGCTCGATATTGTAACACGTCTTGCTACAACTTTATATCCCCCCTCAACTACTAGAGAAGATAtgccattattattacaaaaaatgagAATGGATGTTGAAAACGCTGCTAGAATGGTATCTGCTTTACCTGCTTCACTTGAATGTCGACAAATACACGTGCAGTACAATCGAGCTTTACATGCCTCTTGTGATCTTGCTCT ATTTGGATTGGCATTAATGTTATTAGCAAGTGTAGTATCTGGGATATTCTTTACAATTTTGGTGTGGCTAGATTCTCATACATGGATATACATAAGAAAGAA GCAAGATTATGCAAAAGCAGAAGAAAGAGATCCTTTCCTGGGACGACCAGGATCCACAGCAAGCAGTTCACAATCCCATGGACATCAGATGTCTACACTTACACGAAACCAAGG accACGAGACGAATACGGAATGGGTAGTGGTATAGCAACATTAAATGGCCGTAATGGCAGTTACATGCATGAAAGCGGTCCATCCAAAGTTGGGCCACAATACGCTACTTTAAACCGTAAATTTCGCACACTCGAACATCCAGGTGCGCGCGGTGCACCCCATCCACCACCATCATTCCGCGGTGTACCAACCTATTCCAATACTCTAGGGTACAACCGCAAACCTAATCAGTCTAATGATCGTCAATACTCTACACTAAGCCGTAAATGCAAAACACTAGAATCTTCGGATTTCTACTGA
- the LOC100166467 gene encoding glycine receptor subunit alpha-3-like isoform X3 — MFYIKLYNFVCVLLFTVVLPLPSAKPNKTCGSEYNDEVSSSEKILRWLTDPCRYDKTVAPGKLVAHNPIVVFTRIHVYHLTSVYPRNLDFKVRILLQFRWKDVRLAFDNLAPMDSSEVVCQKGILERIWLPNVYIANEKHSLTVADMTEDLMVTVLPDGTVMLSVRLKTSVFCWVKLGRFPFDRQQCHLIMETWRYDTTQLVLEWEVESPVTAALNDNSWVPYLTEYKLLKIIPHSSEHYVEPISLDPTSSTSTMLTYFQLGVDTGSKLPNVSYIRSNDLWFIVCTAFIFLSLAEFAFVNTIWRYGCHPVKLKSKSNKQMFKSSIKASKMSKGIVNNDRPRQTIAAGSLFLDGIRLQNNGTSELNVELPYTMEMKAMGKVKFKVSEESARQLHGGLTTTAQQISIWIDEKSRIVFPASFILFNAVYWSLLWV; from the exons ATGTTTTACATAAAGttgtacaattttgtttgtgTTTTATTGTTTACTGTAGTGCTACCGTTACCGTCTGCCAA GCCAAACAAAACTTGCGGATCGGAGTACAACGATGAAGTATCGTCGTCGGAGAAAATACTTCGGTGGTTGACCGATCCATGTCGGTACGACAAAACAGTGGCTCCCGGAAAACTCGTCGCACACAATCCAATCGTCGTGTTCACTAGGATTCATGTCTACCATTTGACTTCTGTGTACCCGCGAAACCTG GACTTTAAAGTACGGATACTGTTACAATTCCGGTGGAAAGACGTCCGACTAGCATTTGACAATTTAGCACCGATGGACTCTTCCGAAGTGGTATGCCAAAAGGGTATATTGGAGCGAATATGGTTACCGAACGTGTACATTGCCAACGAGAAACACTCACTGACGGTGGCCGACATGACCGAAGACCTGATGGTCACTGTGTTACCGGACGGGACCGTGATGTTATCGGTCAG GTTGAAGACATCCGTGTTTTGTTGGGTGAAGCTAGGCAGATTCCCGTTCGACCGCCAACAGTGTCATTTGATCATGGAAACCT GGAGGTACGACACCACACAGTTGGTGCTTGAATGGGAAGTAGAATCACCGGTCACCGCAGCCCTGAATGATAACTCGTGGGTGCCTTATCTGACGGAATACAAATTGCTGAAAATTATACCGCACAGCTCCGAACACTACGTTGAACCAATTTCTCTGGACCCGACTTCTA GTACAAGCACAATGCTCACATACTTCCAGCTGGGTGTCGATACGGGTTCCAAGCTACCTAATGTGTCCTATATTAGATCCAACGACTTGTGGTTTATCGTGTGTACCGCGTTCATATTTCTCTCGTTGGCTGAATTCGCGTTTGTCAACACGATATGGCGATACGG TTGTCATCCCGTCAAGTTAAAAAGCAAATCCAACAAACAAATGTTTAAGTCATCGATCAAAGCGAGCAAAATGTCCAAGGGGATAGTCAATAACGACCGACCGCGACAAACCATCGCAGCCGGCAGTTTATTTCTCGACGGAATAAGGCTACAGAACAAT GGTACCTCAGAATTGAACGTAGAATTGCCCTACACGATGGAAATGAAAGCGATGGGCAAGGTCAAATTCAAGGTATCTGAAGAATCAGCACGTCAATTGCATGGTGGCCTGACGACTACGGCCCAACAGATTTCGATTTGGATCGACGAGAAGAGTAGAATTGTGTTCCCAGCATCGTTCATTTTATTTAACGCAGTATATTGGAGCCTGTTGTGGGTTTAA